The window TTTTCACAGGAAAATGCAAACAATCTACTAACAGAAACATTAAATGATCGACCAAAAATGATGCAAGGTGTAACAGATACTTTTTTCTTTCAATATATTTCAATTCCATTCTCTAATTGGTTTAATGGGTTAGGGCTACAAGCAGCGGGATGGTCTACCGCAGCCATTATCAACACCTTGAGGGATGAAAAGCTTGATGCAGACCTTCCCAAAATAACAGTCCCTACATTAATCGTTCATGGTGTACATGATAAGGTTATCCCATTTGAACAAGCTCAAATACTTAATCAGACAATAAAAAATTCGCATCTCGTCCCATTCCATTACAGCGGACATGGTCTTTTCTGGGAAGAACGAGAAAAGTTTAACGAGCTCGTAAAGCAGTTTGTCGGCTAGATACAGTGGAATATATTTAACTCCAAAATACCAAGGTTCACAAGAAGCTTTTAAGCTACTTGTGAACTTTTTTGTTATACACCTGAATATATAGCCAGTTATCACCCCAAAGACTCACAATAAGTAGAAAATACTATCATAATATCTTATACTTATAAATGATTGAATCTTCAATTATTAAAGCGAAATACGAAAGGTGGAGAAACATGAAACTAGGCGCATTTTCTGTAAGTTTAAATGTAAAAGATATTAATGCTTCAAAAGATTTTTATGAAAAACTTGGCTTTCAATCCTTTGGAGGTGAAATTAATCAAAATTGGTTAATCATGAAGAATGGGGATACCATAATTGGTTTGTTCCAAGGTATGTTTGAGAAAAATATTCTAACCTTTAATCCTGGATGGAATAGTAATGCCGAAAATCTAGAATCTTTTACTGACGTCCGTGAGCTTCAAAAGCAGCTTAAACAGAGTGGAATAAAACTGCAGACAGAAGCAGATGAAACTACAGAAGGTCCCGCACATTTTACACTCGAAGATCCTGATGGCAATCAGATTCTAATAGATCAACATAGATAATTATAGGGAATATATATTAAGAAAAGTTGCAGACTCCCCCTGAAGGAATCGAGCTGCTGGCGTTTCGAGGTAGCCAGATAATGCTAAAAAGTGCCTAAATCTTTTTAGATAGGCACTTTTTAGATTTCATTGATTTTTTCGATTATACTTTTAAGGGACAATTGAGGTTAGGGAAGCAGGTTCGTATAGGAGAACTTGCTTTTTATTTGTAAATTTTATACGTTAGCATCTGGAAACTTATCTGCAACTAGATTTAATATAATATTATGCTCAAGCAATGCCTTTAGGCCGCAAAGAACAATAGTATATCCACCTGTTGAGTCTATTACTTGATTTACTATTTCAGTTTTATTCCCCTTAAACCCATAATTTATTATCTCGATGTATGTTTCTTCTGATTCTCTTGGAGTAAAAATCCATTCAACAGTTGTGTCATCATCAAATTGGATAAGAATTCGCTTGTTTTGTTCAATTTCTTTCACATCAAGCTCTGCTGAAACTCCGTACATCTCCCAATCCCAACGAATCTGCTTTCCCTTTTCTAATCTTCCATTGCTCTTAGTAAACCAAAATTTCGTAGTAATTGCTGGATCAATAAAAGCTTCAAACACCTCATCTACAGGCTTTCTAATAAGCATTCCTACATTAACAGTTGATATATCATTAAGGTTCGTCATTGTTTTAATTCTCCTTATCCTTATGATCTTCATTCAAGTACATTGCTGCTTGAATAAGAGAAGTAAAAACTTCTGATTGGATATCATCAATCTTTGTAATTCTAATATGTCTCATTGTTTTTCCCGTACCTTGCAGTAAATTGCGTATGTCTTTTTCTACAAGTTCATTACCCTTTTGAAAACCTAAATTAACATGCTTTTTGGCTGTTTGCAGATAACAAACTAATCCTTTATACGAATAGTTTGGCATCGACCATTTATATTCTTCTACAAGAGCAGGGGATGCGTCTAGAATTATTTTTCTTAATGCCTCAGCAATGCTTTGAATATTATCAGGTAAATCTTGAATAAACTTATCAACTTCTGTAATTGTTCTTGTGTTATTTTCCATGATTTTTCTCCTTCCCTAGTTCTTACTAAGAATAATTGCTATGCCCTTTCTTAAATCCAATTTAAAAAAGACGCTCGAGATTATAGTAATCTCAAACGTCATTTGTAACGTTCCTATAATAGATTCTACTTCGCGTTCTCATCAGGCTGATGAATACCAAAAATATTGCCTTCTGTATCAACATAATATCCTTGCCAAGCCATTCCAGGAAGGGCGTACTTTGGCATTGCTACTTTTCCACCATACTCAAGGATTTTAGCTTCCGTTGAATCGTAATCTTCTATACCCAATGTACAAGAGAAGCCATTCATAGGCTGATGTTGTTCTGGAGGAGGTGTTTGACGTTTCATTAAAGCTCCATCAATACCAGGCTGACTTGCATCACCAGTCACAGCTCCAAAATAAGGCATCCCCGCATAATCAGTCCAATCTTCAAATGTCCATCCAAATATTTCTCCATAAAACTTCTTTGCACGGTCCATGTCATCCACATGAATTTCGAAATGAACTAATCTCCCCATACTTCTCCTCCTATTTTGTTTCATTCAAGGTTTAAAAGCCGTATACCATTGAATACTGGTATACCTTCTTCATCATTGTAATAAAGATTGAAAATTAAATCAATTTATTAAAGTACTTTCTAGTTTAAAATTTTCAATTGAAGTTTCACTAGAAATATCCATATATTGTTAAGGATTTTTATAACTAAATTACACTAAAACCATGGATAAGCTATCCCTATAAATTATTTCTCTAAGTATGCTATCAATGCATCTAAATCCTTTGCAGAGGCCTTCTTAAAGGTACCCGCCATCATTTTACCAAATAGTTTAGTTATGCCAGTGAGGCCTTTTATTTCTCCGTTCAACGTAATCTCCGTAAGGTTATTAGATGAAGTAACTATATATGTAAAGATAAATTCTCCTTTACCAGTTGTTCCTTTCGTTCCATCACAGCGAAGAACAATTTTATCTGGCTCATTTAGTTCAACCACTTCAAAATGTTCTGTAGCCACTTGTCCAAACATCTTTCTCGATTCCTTCCACTGACTTCCCACTTGCATAGGTCCATCATCCAATCGCTCAATTCCTACAAGTCCTTGCATCCAGTGATTAGCGGCATCTATATCAAATAAACCATAATATACTTGCTGCTTAGATACTTGGGTAGTTCTTTTCACTTCAAAATTAATACTCAAACTGATAGCCCCCTTTAAAGTTTTTCTAAAGTATACCATACAGCCATGTCGTCTTTGATTAAGATAATCTTGAAGTATTATACCCCCTATTTGCAACGTAGTTTGACATAAACGCTACTATAACTTAAACTTCTCTAAAAAGTTAAATCTCTAATTATGAAAGGATGAATATGTTGAGCATTGAACAACAGTCGAAGCCCCTCTCACTTAAAGAGAAATCTATTCTTTTTCTTCAGAACGTAGCATCTGGCAATGTTCGAGAAGTTTACCAGAAATTCGTAGGTCCTGACTTTCTTCATCATAACCCATTTTTCCCAGGCGATTCCAAATCTCTAATGGTAGCAATGGAAGAAAATGCTACCAAGAACTCTAATAAAAGACTGGAAGTAAAACTTGCGATACAAGAAAAAGATATGGTTACGGTTTACTCACACATAAAGCAAAATCCAGAAGATCTTGGAGCAGCTGTAGTACATATCTTTCGTTTCAAAGATAACCAAATCGTTGAAATGTGGGATGTAGGTCAACTTATACCTGAGGATTCTCCTAATAAGAATGGAATGTTTTAATAAAAACTGGAATACAAAAAACACTCACAAATGTTGACTTAACAATTTTGTGAGTGTTTCTTTTAATAATATGTTTGTGCTAATGATACCGGTGGACCGTTCTCTACTTAATACACACCATTAATAAATATCCTTCTGTGATAACCGCGAATAATGAATTTAAAGACACTTCTAGCAGTATTCTGTCATCTCTGTAAATAGTAGTATATAATGAACGTTACAAACATTCTTAAGGGAGTACGAATTCATGCAAACATTAGAAAAACTTTCCGATCGACTCTTCTACCTGCCTCCATATCAAAAAACAGATCGACCAATATTAGCTGCTGTTGTAGGAGACA is drawn from Psychrobacillus sp. INOP01 and contains these coding sequences:
- a CDS encoding VOC family protein; its protein translation is MKLGAFSVSLNVKDINASKDFYEKLGFQSFGGEINQNWLIMKNGDTIIGLFQGMFEKNILTFNPGWNSNAENLESFTDVRELQKQLKQSGIKLQTEADETTEGPAHFTLEDPDGNQILIDQHR
- a CDS encoding SRPBCC family protein, which translates into the protein MTNLNDISTVNVGMLIRKPVDEVFEAFIDPAITTKFWFTKSNGRLEKGKQIRWDWEMYGVSAELDVKEIEQNKRILIQFDDDTTVEWIFTPRESEETYIEIINYGFKGNKTEIVNQVIDSTGGYTIVLCGLKALLEHNIILNLVADKFPDANV
- a CDS encoding SRPBCC family protein yields the protein MSINFEVKRTTQVSKQQVYYGLFDIDAANHWMQGLVGIERLDDGPMQVGSQWKESRKMFGQVATEHFEVVELNEPDKIVLRCDGTKGTTGKGEFIFTYIVTSSNNLTEITLNGEIKGLTGITKLFGKMMAGTFKKASAKDLDALIAYLEK
- a CDS encoding VOC family protein: MGRLVHFEIHVDDMDRAKKFYGEIFGWTFEDWTDYAGMPYFGAVTGDASQPGIDGALMKRQTPPPEQHQPMNGFSCTLGIEDYDSTEAKILEYGGKVAMPKYALPGMAWQGYYVDTEGNIFGIHQPDENAK
- a CDS encoding DUF1801 domain-containing protein; its protein translation is MENNTRTITEVDKFIQDLPDNIQSIAEALRKIILDASPALVEEYKWSMPNYSYKGLVCYLQTAKKHVNLGFQKGNELVEKDIRNLLQGTGKTMRHIRITKIDDIQSEVFTSLIQAAMYLNEDHKDKEN
- a CDS encoding alpha/beta fold hydrolase, producing the protein MGYFVNVEQGVNLYVEDINPSASKTIVFLHGWPLSHEQFEYQYDVLPSMGYRCIGIDWRGFGKSDKPMSGYNYDRLADDIHAVVRALQLSNFTLIGHSTGGAIAIRYTARHNGYGVSKLVLIDAAAPTGFSQENANNLLTETLNDRPKMMQGVTDTFFFQYISIPFSNWFNGLGLQAAGWSTAAIINTLRDEKLDADLPKITVPTLIVHGVHDKVIPFEQAQILNQTIKNSHLVPFHYSGHGLFWEEREKFNELVKQFVG
- a CDS encoding nuclear transport factor 2 family protein, with amino-acid sequence MNMLSIEQQSKPLSLKEKSILFLQNVASGNVREVYQKFVGPDFLHHNPFFPGDSKSLMVAMEENATKNSNKRLEVKLAIQEKDMVTVYSHIKQNPEDLGAAVVHIFRFKDNQIVEMWDVGQLIPEDSPNKNGMF